Proteins encoded in a region of the Marmota flaviventris isolate mMarFla1 chromosome 3, mMarFla1.hap1, whole genome shotgun sequence genome:
- the Ppp2r2a gene encoding serine/threonine-protein phosphatase 2A 55 kDa regulatory subunit B alpha isoform isoform X3: MFGACFPRAADIISTVEFNHSGELLATGDKGGRVVIFQQEQENKIQSHSRGEYNVYSTFQSHEPEFDYLKSLEIEEKINKIRWLPQKNAAQFLLSTNDKTIKLWKISERDKRPEGYNLKEEDGRYRDPTTVTTLRVPVFRPMDLMVEASPRRIFANAHTYHINSISINSDYETYLSADDLRINLWHLEITDRSFNIVDIKPANMEELTEVITAAEFHPNSCNTFVYSSSKGTIRLCDMRASALCDRHSKLFEEPEDPSNRSFFSEIISSISDVKFSHSGRYMMTRDYLSVKIWDLNMENRPVETYQVHEYLRSKLCSLYENDCIFDKFECCWNGSDSVVMTGSYNNFFRMFDRNTKRDITLEASRENNKPRTVLKPRKVCASGKRKKDEISVDSLDFNKKILHTAWHPKENIIAVATTNNLYIFQDKVN; this comes from the exons aacAAAATACAGTCTCATAGCAGAGGAGAATATAATGTTTACAGCACCTTCCAGAGCCATGAACCAGAATTTGACTACTTGAAAAgtttagaaatagaagaaaagatcaacaaaattagGTGGTTACCCCAGAAAAATGCTGCTCAGTTTTTATTGTCTACCAATG ataaaacaataaaattatggaaaatcaGTGAAAGGGATAAAAGACCAGAAGGCTATAACTTGAAAGAGGAAGATGGAAGGTATAGAGATCCTACTACAGTTACTACACTACGA GTGCCAGTCTTTAGACCCATGGATCTAATGGTCGAGGCTAGTCCGCGAAGAATATTTGCCAATGCTCATACATACCACATCAACTCAATTTCTATAAATAGTGATTATGAAACTTATTTATCTGCTGATGATTTGCGGATTAATCTTTGGCATCTGGAAATTACAGACAGAAGTTTTA ATATTGTGGATATCAAGCCTGCCAATATGGAAGAGCTCACAGAAGTGATCACAGCAGCAGAATTCCATCCAAATAGCTGTAACACATTTGTGTACAGCAGCAGTAAAGGAACTATTCGGTTATGTGACATGAGGGCATCTGCCCTCTGTGATAGGCATTCTAAAC TGTTTGAAGAACCTGAAGACCCCAGTAACaggtcatttttttctgaaatcatcTCTTCTATTTCTGATGTAAAATTCAGCCATAGTGGTCGCTATATGATGACTAGAGACTATTTGTCGGTCAAAATTTGGGATTTAAATATGGAAAACAGGCCCGTGGAAACATACCAG GTACATGAATACCTCAGAAGTAAACTCTGTTCACTGTATGAAAATGACTGCATATTTGACAAATTTGAATGCTGTTGGAATGGGTCTGACAg CGTTGTCATGACTGGATCTTATAATAATTTCTTCAGAATGTTCGACAGGAACACAAAGCGAGATATAACTCTAGAAGCATCACGAGAAAACAATAAGCCTCGCACGGTTTTGAAGCCACGCAAAGTCTGTGCAAGCGGCAAGcgaaagaaagatgaaataagtGTTGACAGTCTAGACTTCAATAAGAAAATCCTTCATACGGCCTGGCACCCCAAGGAAAATATCATTGCTGTAGCTACTACAAACAATCTGTATATATTTCAAGACAAAGTGAATTAG
- the Ppp2r2a gene encoding serine/threonine-protein phosphatase 2A 55 kDa regulatory subunit B alpha isoform isoform X4 has translation MFGACFPRADIISTVEFNHSGELLATGDKGGRVVIFQQEQENKIQSHSRGEYNVYSTFQSHEPEFDYLKSLEIEEKINKIRWLPQKNAAQFLLSTNDKTIKLWKISERDKRPEGYNLKEEDGRYRDPTTVTTLRVPVFRPMDLMVEASPRRIFANAHTYHINSISINSDYETYLSADDLRINLWHLEITDRSFNIVDIKPANMEELTEVITAAEFHPNSCNTFVYSSSKGTIRLCDMRASALCDRHSKLFEEPEDPSNRSFFSEIISSISDVKFSHSGRYMMTRDYLSVKIWDLNMENRPVETYQVHEYLRSKLCSLYENDCIFDKFECCWNGSDSVVMTGSYNNFFRMFDRNTKRDITLEASRENNKPRTVLKPRKVCASGKRKKDEISVDSLDFNKKILHTAWHPKENIIAVATTNNLYIFQDKVN, from the exons aacAAAATACAGTCTCATAGCAGAGGAGAATATAATGTTTACAGCACCTTCCAGAGCCATGAACCAGAATTTGACTACTTGAAAAgtttagaaatagaagaaaagatcaacaaaattagGTGGTTACCCCAGAAAAATGCTGCTCAGTTTTTATTGTCTACCAATG ataaaacaataaaattatggaaaatcaGTGAAAGGGATAAAAGACCAGAAGGCTATAACTTGAAAGAGGAAGATGGAAGGTATAGAGATCCTACTACAGTTACTACACTACGA GTGCCAGTCTTTAGACCCATGGATCTAATGGTCGAGGCTAGTCCGCGAAGAATATTTGCCAATGCTCATACATACCACATCAACTCAATTTCTATAAATAGTGATTATGAAACTTATTTATCTGCTGATGATTTGCGGATTAATCTTTGGCATCTGGAAATTACAGACAGAAGTTTTA ATATTGTGGATATCAAGCCTGCCAATATGGAAGAGCTCACAGAAGTGATCACAGCAGCAGAATTCCATCCAAATAGCTGTAACACATTTGTGTACAGCAGCAGTAAAGGAACTATTCGGTTATGTGACATGAGGGCATCTGCCCTCTGTGATAGGCATTCTAAAC TGTTTGAAGAACCTGAAGACCCCAGTAACaggtcatttttttctgaaatcatcTCTTCTATTTCTGATGTAAAATTCAGCCATAGTGGTCGCTATATGATGACTAGAGACTATTTGTCGGTCAAAATTTGGGATTTAAATATGGAAAACAGGCCCGTGGAAACATACCAG GTACATGAATACCTCAGAAGTAAACTCTGTTCACTGTATGAAAATGACTGCATATTTGACAAATTTGAATGCTGTTGGAATGGGTCTGACAg CGTTGTCATGACTGGATCTTATAATAATTTCTTCAGAATGTTCGACAGGAACACAAAGCGAGATATAACTCTAGAAGCATCACGAGAAAACAATAAGCCTCGCACGGTTTTGAAGCCACGCAAAGTCTGTGCAAGCGGCAAGcgaaagaaagatgaaataagtGTTGACAGTCTAGACTTCAATAAGAAAATCCTTCATACGGCCTGGCACCCCAAGGAAAATATCATTGCTGTAGCTACTACAAACAATCTGTATATATTTCAAGACAAAGTGAATTAG
- the Ppp2r2a gene encoding serine/threonine-protein phosphatase 2A 55 kDa regulatory subunit B alpha isoform isoform X5, producing the protein MATLQSDIISTVEFNHSGELLATGDKGGRVVIFQQEQENKIQSHSRGEYNVYSTFQSHEPEFDYLKSLEIEEKINKIRWLPQKNAAQFLLSTNDKTIKLWKISERDKRPEGYNLKEEDGRYRDPTTVTTLRVPVFRPMDLMVEASPRRIFANAHTYHINSISINSDYETYLSADDLRINLWHLEITDRSFNIVDIKPANMEELTEVITAAEFHPNSCNTFVYSSSKGTIRLCDMRASALCDRHSKLFEEPEDPSNRSFFSEIISSISDVKFSHSGRYMMTRDYLSVKIWDLNMENRPVETYQVHEYLRSKLCSLYENDCIFDKFECCWNGSDSVVMTGSYNNFFRMFDRNTKRDITLEASRENNKPRTVLKPRKVCASGKRKKDEISVDSLDFNKKILHTAWHPKENIIAVATTNNLYIFQDKVN; encoded by the exons aacAAAATACAGTCTCATAGCAGAGGAGAATATAATGTTTACAGCACCTTCCAGAGCCATGAACCAGAATTTGACTACTTGAAAAgtttagaaatagaagaaaagatcaacaaaattagGTGGTTACCCCAGAAAAATGCTGCTCAGTTTTTATTGTCTACCAATG ataaaacaataaaattatggaaaatcaGTGAAAGGGATAAAAGACCAGAAGGCTATAACTTGAAAGAGGAAGATGGAAGGTATAGAGATCCTACTACAGTTACTACACTACGA GTGCCAGTCTTTAGACCCATGGATCTAATGGTCGAGGCTAGTCCGCGAAGAATATTTGCCAATGCTCATACATACCACATCAACTCAATTTCTATAAATAGTGATTATGAAACTTATTTATCTGCTGATGATTTGCGGATTAATCTTTGGCATCTGGAAATTACAGACAGAAGTTTTA ATATTGTGGATATCAAGCCTGCCAATATGGAAGAGCTCACAGAAGTGATCACAGCAGCAGAATTCCATCCAAATAGCTGTAACACATTTGTGTACAGCAGCAGTAAAGGAACTATTCGGTTATGTGACATGAGGGCATCTGCCCTCTGTGATAGGCATTCTAAAC TGTTTGAAGAACCTGAAGACCCCAGTAACaggtcatttttttctgaaatcatcTCTTCTATTTCTGATGTAAAATTCAGCCATAGTGGTCGCTATATGATGACTAGAGACTATTTGTCGGTCAAAATTTGGGATTTAAATATGGAAAACAGGCCCGTGGAAACATACCAG GTACATGAATACCTCAGAAGTAAACTCTGTTCACTGTATGAAAATGACTGCATATTTGACAAATTTGAATGCTGTTGGAATGGGTCTGACAg CGTTGTCATGACTGGATCTTATAATAATTTCTTCAGAATGTTCGACAGGAACACAAAGCGAGATATAACTCTAGAAGCATCACGAGAAAACAATAAGCCTCGCACGGTTTTGAAGCCACGCAAAGTCTGTGCAAGCGGCAAGcgaaagaaagatgaaataagtGTTGACAGTCTAGACTTCAATAAGAAAATCCTTCATACGGCCTGGCACCCCAAGGAAAATATCATTGCTGTAGCTACTACAAACAATCTGTATATATTTCAAGACAAAGTGAATTAG